The Corynebacterium sp. SCR221107 genome includes the window GCGTAGGGCTTCCAGTTGCGATTGCCAAAGTAGACGGGCAGCTTGATGCCACGGCGGGCCAGTTCCGCCTCGACGTTTGCGATGATCTCGCGGTTAAGTTCGTTGAGCGGGCTGAGGCCATCAAAGTGGTTGTAATGCTTGCCGACCTCATCGAGCCGCTCCGGCGGGATGCCTCGGCCACGGGTCACGTTTTCCAAAAACGGGCGGATGTCCTCTGGCCCCTCGGGTGCGCCGAAAGACAAAACGACAAGCGCTTCAACATCGGCAAGCGCCCAGCCAGGTGCTGTAGGGGTGTAAGTGCTTCGTCCACCATCGGTGTGCATGCAGGCTACCGTATCACTTCTTATCCCAAAGGCTGAAAACGACCCTACCTCTCTTCGTCACCACAAAGTTGGACGATTCTCTTGCGAAAACTAGGCCAAGACGTTAGCAAAAAGGGGCATATCCTTCTCCATCGAATGGAGGAGATATGCCCCTATAAGGGTTTATAGGTCAAGCCACTTTAGTTAATCAGGCGCACGGCATACGGGCTCATGCCGGACCAACGAACCGGAGCAATGCGCACCGTCGACCCCGAGTTCGGGGCTTCGATCATCTGGCCGTCTCCGAGGTAGATTGCAACGTGGTTTTCGGCGTTGGGACCGTAGAAGATAAGGTCGCCGCGCTTCATCTCCGACGGGTCAATCTTGGTACCCTTTTGATACTGGTAACCAGTGTAGTGTGGCAACGAGATGCCAACTCCGGCGAAGGCATACAACACGAGGCCAGAACAGTCGAAGCCGACCTTCGAATAGTCACCATAGCTGTCCGCAACGCCGCCGTCGCGGATGCCTCGCGTCGGACCGTTTGCATCGCCGCCACCCCAGGCATAGGGCACGCCGATCTGGCTCATGGCGCGCGCAATGACAGTCTCGGTTTTTTGGCTTGCCGAAGCGTCAGAGACCAGCTCCGAGGCCTTCGAGGTTACCGAGTCGGTCGAGTCAAGCTTGACCACATCAAGGTCGGCGAGGACAGAGTTGGCATTATCCGCGGTCTCAGTGGACTGAACTGCAGCAATTGGGCCCTGCGTGGTGGACTGAGTTTCCTGTGCCGCGTCGGCCGCAGCCTGCAGCGCCTCGCTGGAATTCTGTGAAGACTCATCTGGGGTTTGACCATCAGCGGTTGTGGCCACATAGGGGTCATCCAAGCTTGTGTGATCAGCCTGGGAAGCGCCGACCAAGGCTGCTGCCGCAACAGTAGCTGCGGTAGCAGCGGCCGCCTGCGCGGCCTGAGCTTGCTGCTCATTTTCTGCCTGCTTGGCAGCCTCCTCTTTGGCAGCCTGCGCGGCTGCAGCCTTCTCCTCGGCCTCCTTTTGAGCCTGCGCGCGGTTAGCCGCGGCCGCTGCCGCGGCTGCAGCAGCGGCGGCCGCCTCCTCCTGGGCCTTCTTTTGTGCCTGCGCCTCAGCCTCCTTACGGGCAGCCTCGGCAGCGGCAGCTTCTTCCTCGGCCTTCTTGCGGGCAGCCTCGGCCTCTTGGTAGGCCTCAAAATCCGCGCGCTGCTGGTCCAGGCCCGCAGCTGTTGCCTTAGCTGCGTCGAGGTCGGACTGTGCCTGGTCACGACCGGCGACGAGGCTTGCATACTCGGCCTGCTTCGTCTCCAGCTGCGCGGAGGCGTCATCGATGGCCTGCTGCGCCTGCTTTTGAGCGTCCGCTGCAGCAGCTTCCTGGGCCTCGGCGTAGTTGCGAGCCTCACGCAGGCGCGATTCCTCGTTGGCCTGCTGGGTGCGCAGGCGATCAAGGTCATCGATGACCTTGCGTTGGCTTTCGGCAGTCGTTCGGAGATAGGTCTGACGATCCAGGGAGTCGTCGCTGTTGGCATTGCCCGACACCCCTGCGACACCGGGTGAAGTTGCCCCCTGCCGGTACGCGCTGCGCGAAACCTCGTCGAGCTTTGCCTGCGCCTCGACCATTTCGGCCTGAGTCTGGTCGAGAGCCGCCTTTGCCGCGGTAACACCCTGGCGGGCCTGTTCTGCTTGCGCCTGGGCATCGTGGAGATCGACCAGCGCCTTGTTGACCGCCTCCCGAAGCCCGCCCATCTCGAGCTCGAGGTTGTTGATCTCGGAGTCCTTCTCCGACAGCGACGATGCCATCTGAGCCAGGGACTGTTCAGCGGTTACTACCGCACCGTTGGCCTGTGCGATTTGTTCATCGGTTGGGTTGACCGGCTGTGCGACCACTGGAGTAACTCCAGCTACGGTGGCTGCTGACAGTGCCACGCCCATGAGCGCGGTGACAGACCGCAGGGCGACCTTTCGTCGTAGGTTGACGTTGCGCACGCATTCTCCTTTTGCCATTGACCAGCCTCGTGACTTGACTTTTACCCGCGCGCGTTCGCCTATTTGCTTTCCGACGTCGCCAGCACCATCTCGGTACGACTTCATCTGCTAGGCAACTGACCCCAGTCACAACTGGGATGAGTCACCCGCCAAAGCACTATGAGTGCAAAAACGCAGGCCCCGGGTCAAAACCTGTGGGGCGTACTCGCGGGCAAA containing:
- a CDS encoding DIP1281 family NlpC/P60 protein gives rise to the protein MAKGECVRNVNLRRKVALRSVTALMGVALSAATVAGVTPVVAQPVNPTDEQIAQANGAVVTAEQSLAQMASSLSEKDSEINNLELEMGGLREAVNKALVDLHDAQAQAEQARQGVTAAKAALDQTQAEMVEAQAKLDEVSRSAYRQGATSPGVAGVSGNANSDDSLDRQTYLRTTAESQRKVIDDLDRLRTQQANEESRLREARNYAEAQEAAAADAQKQAQQAIDDASAQLETKQAEYASLVAGRDQAQSDLDAAKATAAGLDQQRADFEAYQEAEAARKKAEEEAAAAEAARKEAEAQAQKKAQEEAAAAAAAAAAAAANRAQAQKEAEEKAAAAQAAKEEAAKQAENEQQAQAAQAAAATAATVAAAALVGASQADHTSLDDPYVATTADGQTPDESSQNSSEALQAAADAAQETQSTTQGPIAAVQSTETADNANSVLADLDVVKLDSTDSVTSKASELVSDASASQKTETVIARAMSQIGVPYAWGGGDANGPTRGIRDGGVADSYGDYSKVGFDCSGLVLYAFAGVGISLPHYTGYQYQKGTKIDPSEMKRGDLIFYGPNAENHVAIYLGDGQMIEAPNSGSTVRIAPVRWSGMSPYAVRLIN